Proteins from a single region of Pseudopedobacter saltans DSM 12145:
- a CDS encoding SRPBCC family protein, translating to MTQVTKITVEATANAPVADVWKAWNTPSDIMQWNSADPSWHSPSSENDLRVGGKFKNRMEAKDGSFGFDFEGTYDQVELHKLITYTMPDGRKATTVFTAKNGQTHIETTFDAETENAPEFQKQGWQAILNNFVKYVESTNS from the coding sequence ATGACACAAGTAACAAAAATTACGGTAGAAGCAACAGCAAATGCTCCTGTAGCAGACGTTTGGAAAGCATGGAATACTCCAAGTGACATCATGCAATGGAATAGTGCTGATCCAAGCTGGCATAGCCCAAGTAGCGAAAATGACTTGAGAGTAGGCGGTAAATTCAAAAATAGAATGGAAGCCAAAGATGGAAGCTTCGGATTTGATTTCGAAGGTACGTATGATCAGGTGGAGCTCCATAAGCTAATCACATACACCATGCCTGATGGAAGAAAGGCGACTACTGTTTTTACAGCTAAAAATGGTCAAACCCATATAGAAACCACATTTGATGCGGAGACAGAAAATGCACCTGAATTTCAGAAACAAGGATGGCAAGCTATTCTTAACAATTTTGTAAAATATGTTGAATCAACTAATTCTTAA
- a CDS encoding DoxX family protein, whose protein sequence is MKKIKITFWIATVIIILWEGLMPVGTLLFAPQYANVGTKPLGYPDYFAYTLIICKVLGVIAISLPKIPAKLKEWAYAGLTFNLIFAFISHACVDKNIGFMLMPLVVLGILTVSYIYNHKMYTNG, encoded by the coding sequence ATGAAAAAGATTAAAATCACTTTTTGGATAGCAACAGTCATTATTATCCTTTGGGAAGGTTTAATGCCAGTTGGCACCCTCCTATTTGCACCGCAGTATGCAAATGTAGGTACAAAGCCATTGGGATATCCGGACTATTTCGCTTATACACTTATCATATGTAAAGTACTGGGAGTTATAGCCATCTCGCTCCCAAAAATACCAGCAAAATTAAAGGAGTGGGCTTATGCAGGACTTACCTTTAACTTAATATTTGCATTTATCAGCCACGCGTGTGTGGATAAAAATATTGGATTTATGTTGATGCCATTGGTAGTACTTGGCATTCTTACTGTTTCTTATATCTATAACCATAAAATGTATACGAATGGCTAA
- a CDS encoding iron chaperone, whose product MAKTNYQTIDEYHQAFSGETLARMQIIRKIIHETAPGATEAISYQIPCFKYHGYLIYYCAFPKHISLSHPYSEAFWEHFRNNLAEYKTSKAVIQFPMNKPLPETLIKEIIAFRKKENEEKQANKKK is encoded by the coding sequence ATGGCTAAGACAAATTATCAAACCATCGATGAATATCATCAGGCATTCAGCGGTGAAACATTAGCACGGATGCAGATCATTCGAAAAATCATCCATGAAACGGCTCCCGGCGCAACGGAAGCCATCAGCTATCAAATCCCTTGTTTTAAATATCATGGCTATTTGATATACTACTGCGCATTTCCGAAGCACATTTCTCTGTCCCATCCTTATAGTGAGGCTTTTTGGGAACATTTCAGAAATAACCTGGCTGAATATAAAACCAGTAAAGCGGTTATCCAGTTTCCGATGAACAAACCTTTGCCTGAAACGTTGATAAAGGAAATTATTGCTTTCCGAAAAAAAGAGAATGAGGAAAAGCAAGCAAATAAAAAGAAATAA
- a CDS encoding SRPBCC family protein encodes MENNSVSLHRVIKASPEKVFMAFSNPLAYSTWLPPYGFLCTVQQMDFKVNGKYHMTFINFSTGNGHSFGGTFLDIKPNELIKYSDTFDDPGLPGEMTTTVQLKQVSCGTEINILQEGIPSVIPTEMCYLGWQDSLDKLIKLVEPEIPDA; translated from the coding sequence ATGGAAAATAATTCAGTTTCATTACACAGAGTAATTAAGGCCAGCCCGGAAAAAGTGTTTATGGCATTTTCAAATCCTTTAGCATATTCAACCTGGCTGCCGCCTTACGGTTTTCTATGTACTGTTCAGCAAATGGATTTTAAGGTAAATGGCAAGTATCATATGACATTTATTAATTTTAGCACCGGGAACGGACATTCTTTTGGTGGGACATTTTTGGATATCAAACCAAATGAATTAATTAAATACTCTGATACTTTTGATGATCCTGGCCTACCCGGGGAGATGACAACAACTGTTCAGCTCAAACAAGTTTCTTGTGGCACCGAAATTAATATATTACAGGAAGGAATCCCCTCAGTTATACCAACCGAAATGTGTTATTTAGGCTGGCAGGATTCTCTGGATAAATTGATAAAGCTCGTAGAGCCCGAAATTCCTGATGCTTAA
- a CDS encoding VOC family protein: MNKFSSAVFITFSGNCRKALTHYQTCFGGALQFDVFEKKWEDYTGVPVVSGSLVSDSIIIYGSDLVHNEGRILGNYLSIFLRCKNVNDRRALIEKLKFNKQNPFVQNDDNQKLIEITDPFDVRWVLGI, translated from the coding sequence ATGAACAAATTTAGCAGCGCAGTTTTCATTACATTTTCTGGCAATTGCAGGAAAGCACTCACCCATTATCAAACTTGTTTTGGTGGGGCTCTGCAATTTGATGTTTTCGAAAAGAAATGGGAAGATTACACAGGAGTTCCTGTCGTTAGCGGATCGCTTGTTTCTGATAGCATAATTATTTATGGTTCCGATTTGGTACATAATGAGGGAAGGATACTTGGGAATTACCTGTCTATCTTTCTACGCTGTAAAAATGTAAACGATAGACGAGCGCTTATTGAAAAACTAAAATTCAATAAACAGAATCCGTTTGTTCAGAATGATGACAACCAAAAACTAATTGAAATAACGGATCCTTTTGATGTAAGGTGGGTATTAGGTATTTGA
- a CDS encoding RteC domain-containing protein, translated as MRHLLHKIVSDIQKQERKLSAEASSFMDEAYRMTVYLKEVLADIKEDIINEGFTTLEDEILFFKQIKPSVLGKLIYYNKVFRIETACPASNGNMYESYFAMHLRELKLEYTEHVCNSDFYRYYRSGRTDRDEQYFTLGKINCYDGLNSFVFEIDTKFSTYFDYKVAKIIANELIYNYLTTKLSPEQNPDVLLQHGETKDFFWTQTKNALIELVYALYACDAISHGKIGIRKISMVFQILFRISLNDIHNSFHRMKTRAGSRTLFLDQLKYSLEEYMDREDNL; from the coding sequence ATGAGACATCTATTACACAAAATCGTCTCCGACATACAGAAACAGGAACGTAAATTGTCGGCGGAGGCTTCGAGTTTTATGGACGAGGCATACAGGATGACGGTCTATCTGAAAGAGGTTCTCGCAGACATCAAAGAAGATATTATAAACGAGGGCTTCACAACATTAGAAGACGAAATCCTTTTCTTTAAGCAGATAAAACCCTCCGTTCTTGGTAAGCTCATCTATTATAACAAAGTGTTTAGAATTGAAACTGCCTGCCCAGCAAGCAATGGAAATATGTATGAGAGCTATTTTGCCATGCACCTGCGTGAATTGAAACTGGAATATACCGAGCATGTCTGCAATTCCGATTTTTACCGCTATTACCGTTCGGGCAGAACTGACCGAGATGAACAATACTTTACTCTTGGCAAAATCAACTGCTATGACGGGCTGAACAGCTTTGTATTTGAAATCGACACCAAATTTTCGACCTACTTTGATTACAAAGTGGCGAAAATCATAGCCAACGAATTAATCTATAACTACCTAACGACAAAGCTAAGCCCCGAACAAAATCCCGATGTACTGCTACAACACGGAGAAACAAAAGACTTCTTTTGGACACAGACAAAAAATGCCCTTATCGAATTGGTTTATGCACTCTACGCCTGCGATGCCATTTCGCACGGGAAAATAGGCATCCGCAAAATCAGCATGGTATTCCAAATCCTGTTCCGTATCTCGCTGAACGACATCCATAACAGCTTCCACCGGATGAAAACCCGTGCAGGCTCACGGACGTTGTTTTTAGACCAACTCAAATACAGCTTAGAGGAATATATGGACAGGGAAGACAACTTGTAA
- a CDS encoding helix-turn-helix domain-containing protein has translation MNIDRMEFIAWMERIMERFDILKEYVLNIKKERHSIDGEELLDNQDLLLMLKISHRSLQRYRSTGKLPYYTISGKLYYKLSDVHQFIRESFKAPIRRTKENR, from the coding sequence ATGAACATCGACAGAATGGAATTTATCGCATGGATGGAACGTATAATGGAGCGTTTCGATATTTTGAAAGAGTACGTCCTAAACATCAAGAAAGAACGGCACAGCATAGACGGCGAGGAACTACTGGACAACCAAGACCTGCTCCTCATGCTGAAAATCAGCCACCGTTCCCTGCAACGATACCGCTCCACGGGCAAGCTACCGTATTACACCATTAGCGGAAAACTGTACTACAAACTATCTGATGTACACCAGTTCATCAGGGAAAGTTTCAAAGCACCTATACGGCGTACAAAAGAAAACCGATGA
- a CDS encoding DUF4099 domain-containing protein, which produces MSEQTIENPQQYPEQLSDVLLVMDKEKKKIQAVTGVDENGNLKTVDATKKNQSQFMRVERAGDLFTNFFSNFWRQLKDPTHFSFFKVPAKEAVETAKEMQKQVDAPTKEGEAVMAKHEVKEPKEQQQETKKDVEAPQATPEAQQSQEKNEYRYKAEDVDWNYLAQFGINKERLEKDGQLDLLLKGYKTNKVYPTSVNFGTVVMRSDARLGFKDGEDGKPVLMMYGVRHEPNLKPPFFGHEFTKEDRENLLKTGNMGRVVELTNRKTGEKIPSIISIDHLTNEVIAFRQDRIKVPDEIKGVKLTEDQKRDLKDGKAIYLEGLDFKNSTNKNAHVQFNADKKYPEYLFGDKAPKQTQENDPKIFRNKVFSDEQYKQLTEGKTIYVSDFKDGKGNPYKGYVTLNKETGGYNFSFKNPNALKNKVQPAEAHKTQVAVNSNGKTNEATKHVNEPLKPEQQTPKNKTQQQRQNDPNRPAKSRGVRR; this is translated from the coding sequence ATGAGCGAACAGACAATTGAAAATCCACAGCAATATCCCGAACAGCTTTCGGATGTGCTGTTGGTGATGGACAAGGAAAAAAAGAAAATCCAAGCGGTCACGGGTGTTGACGAAAACGGCAATCTGAAAACCGTTGATGCCACCAAGAAGAACCAAAGCCAATTTATGCGGGTTGAGAGAGCCGGAGATTTATTTACAAATTTCTTCTCCAACTTTTGGCGACAGCTTAAAGACCCGACCCATTTTTCATTCTTCAAAGTACCTGCAAAGGAAGCGGTCGAAACCGCCAAAGAAATGCAGAAACAGGTCGATGCCCCCACCAAAGAGGGCGAGGCTGTCATGGCAAAGCATGAGGTCAAAGAGCCAAAGGAGCAACAACAGGAAACCAAAAAGGATGTGGAAGCACCACAGGCGACACCGGAAGCGCAGCAATCACAGGAGAAGAACGAATACCGCTATAAGGCGGAAGATGTGGACTGGAATTATTTAGCGCAATTTGGGATAAACAAAGAGAGGCTTGAAAAAGACGGGCAATTGGATTTGCTGTTAAAGGGCTACAAGACCAATAAGGTATATCCCACAAGTGTCAATTTCGGTACGGTTGTCATGCGCTCGGATGCAAGGCTCGGTTTCAAAGACGGTGAAGACGGAAAACCTGTACTTATGATGTACGGTGTACGCCATGAACCCAACCTTAAACCCCCTTTCTTTGGTCACGAGTTTACCAAAGAGGACAGGGAAAACCTGCTCAAAACCGGAAACATGGGGCGTGTGGTGGAATTGACCAACCGCAAGACAGGCGAAAAGATACCGTCCATTATCAGTATCGACCACCTAACGAACGAAGTTATCGCATTCCGGCAGGACAGGATAAAAGTACCCGATGAGATTAAGGGCGTAAAGTTGACCGAAGACCAAAAACGGGATTTAAAAGATGGGAAAGCCATTTATTTAGAGGGGTTGGATTTTAAGAACAGTACGAACAAAAATGCCCATGTACAGTTCAACGCCGACAAAAAATATCCAGAGTACCTTTTTGGCGATAAAGCCCCCAAACAGACACAGGAAAACGACCCGAAAATATTCCGCAACAAAGTGTTTTCGGATGAACAGTACAAGCAACTCACCGAGGGCAAGACGATTTATGTTTCGGATTTCAAGGACGGAAAAGGAAACCCGTATAAAGGCTACGTTACGCTGAACAAAGAAACAGGGGGTTATAATTTCAGCTTTAAAAACCCCAATGCGCTGAAAAATAAGGTACAGCCTGCCGAAGCGCACAAAACACAGGTTGCCGTAAACTCCAACGGAAAAACCAACGAAGCGACCAAACACGTCAACGAGCCTCTGAAACCGGAACAACAAACGCCGAAAAATAAAACTCAACAGCAACGGCAAAATGACCCCAACCGTCCGGCTAAATCCAGAGGGGTAAGAAGATAA